In the genome of Octopus bimaculoides isolate UCB-OBI-ISO-001 chromosome 24, ASM119413v2, whole genome shotgun sequence, the window GAATGCGTATCTATGTCTACCTGGGACTACACGGGCATCTCAAACAAGTGAAAGCACAATACATACTATCATGCCATACTCActcaataatattgtttttattctccTACATGATAATGTTGATTGTTAAAGTTGATAATATTAACTGACTCGTTAAATCGATGAGCatacagaatcgtttgcacgctggacagtgcgctaagcagcatttcgtccttctttacgttctgagttcaaatgctgccgtagtcaactttgcctttcatcccctctcggggtcgataaaataagtactagttgaacactaaggtcgatgtaatcgacttatcctatccaccgaaattgctggccttgtaccaaaatttgaaatcaatattgtctctttaaggcggcgagcatacagaatcgtttgcacgtcgggaaaaatacttaacggcattttgtgagttcaaattccgcggatgtttctttcgtttctttcggggtcattaaaataagtagcagttcagtattgggatcgatgtaatcggtttaatTCCTCCTCTGAAATTTCTGGCATCGTGACAAAAATTTAAAGCTAATATTAATTGTCTCTTTGATCACAGGTTGACAGCAAACCTCTCCGATGGTCGTCAAAACCGAGCCTACGAGGAAATCACTCAAACCCTGGGTGCCTTATTTCGAGATTACGACAAAAATGTTGCTCCGCAAATGCACTACTTACAACCGGTCATGGTTTCATTGAAGGTAACCGTGGATCACGTTTATTCCTTTGACCTGGCGGAACAATCCTTACATTCTTTGTTAACATTGGAAACGGTAAGTCTCAAAGATGGTTCTTGCATTCACGTTCGCCAGAGCGTAGGCTCGATTTCTACACCGGGCAGCACTtagtattcttgagcaaaaacactttatttcaggttgctcaTGTGTTGCGTGTGGATGGGCATGTCAAAAGAATAGACCCAAAGTTTCCTCTGTGTCGGTAGAGTGGCATTTTATCCAGGGGAGTTTTCGACTTGCGTCTGCTCAAAAGAGaacgtgagagagagggagagaaatcgagacgacaaagaaataaacaattatgataTCAACTTGTAATACATTTCTAATGATGAGAACTACAAGGAtttgctggtacttattctatcggtctcttgcagAACTACTAAGATACGGGAACGTAATCTGTGCCTGCTATAAGATGCAAGGCACTCATTGTTAGTGCTTCATGTTTgaagctccgatgaagctataaggtgatacTCAAACACGCAgatatgagtgcattgcatcttagagcagaaacagctgtaagctaatggagttCATAAGATAACTGTTTATACCGTTGTCACCTCAATTTCTTATAACCGATCTACTGCCGATTGACACTTCGTttttgaagcatatgtatattgagttctaacgccagttcatatatatatatatatatatatataNNNNNNNNNNNNNNNNNNNNNNNNNNNNNNNNNNNNNNNNNNNNNNNNNNNNNNNNNNNNNNNNNNNNNNNNNNNNNNNNNNNNNNNNNNNNNNNNNNNNNNNNNNNNNNNNNNNNNNNNNNNNNNNNNNNNNNNNNNNNNNNNNNNNNNNNNNNNNNNNNNNNNNNNNNNNNNNNNNNNNNNNNNNNNNNNNNNNNNNNNNNNNNNNNNNNNNNNNNNNNNNNNNNNNNNNNNNNNNNNNNNNNNNNNNNNNNNNNNNNNNNNNNNNNNNNNNNNNNNNNNNNNNNNNNNNNNNNNNNNNNNNNNNNNNNNNNNNNNNNNNNNNNNNNNNNNNNNNNNNNNNNNNNNNNNNNNNNNNNNNNNNNNNNNNNNNNNNNNNNNNNNNNNNNNNNNNNNNNNNNNNNNNNNatatatatatatatagtgatttgaTGGGGATCAAAAGGTTCTTGGCCAATTAACTTGGAAGCAATTACGCATGTCGTTGGCTAACTGATTACTCTGAAAATATACGACAAATGTCGCATGAATATCAGCTGAAAAAACAGGATGGCTATTTACAGCTGACTGAACTAGAGCcacatgagatgaagtattttgctcaggaaAAACGCACCACCCGGTCCTGGAACCGAAACCACgttctcgcgatcgtgagtgcaacaccctaaccactacggTACGCCCTTTCACACATGAAGTTGTAAGATGCATGATACGTTTTTAAAGTATGATAATGGTTACTGCTATAAAACCCTACGAGGCTGTATAATACGGTGATACGGTAAcattaataaaatgttttgtatatcATTTACAGAGCTGGTCGGATCGACGTCTCGCTTGGTATCCCACCAAACAGCGAAGCTTTCGCCTCAATAATATATCAGTATGGGAACCAAGTGTCTACTTCGTGAATGGGTAAGTTTGAAAAATggtcatttttaatttcattttagcttggttattttttattttcatattagcttaaaagccgcactccaTGCGAACTATTAAGCTAGCCCCTGCGGAGGGCTACTTGGGTCTGCGGCAACCCAAAACAAACGAGAGCTAAATAacatgactataatacgtctatgATGACTATAAGCCCCGGTGGTGTTTGGTCAGTGGTTAAAGATGGATGGGAATTAATTCTGCAATggaatcattctattgttccagttcCAAGTTGAATCCTAACTGTTGACCTATCTGTCTCAAGGTGCTTACCTCgacgaagcgaatgtcatttatctccccttgaTCTCTGGCGTCATCTGATAAACGCCACCAGGATGGCATGAATCatccaagctttacctgctagaaatagcgacccaaatgcttttaaatcaaatCTTAATGccggatgttcaagaaccaaatgaagggcagattttccgCCAATTCCAAAAGCCATAAATACTCCTTTTTTGATTAATGCATGctacaaagcaaaaataaacattaatatgcaATTTCTTGCTATTTCCTGTATATGTCTAATATGGAAGCCATTGTttcgatttatatattttttctcttcctctctttctattttatacATCAGTTTATCGGCAGTGGAATCCGCCGCTGAACCAGCTATCAGACTGGAATACAGCGGCAACTTGAACAAGTATCAGAAATTATCATTGAAGACATTCTGTCCGACTGAAAAAGACCAGTACAGTTTCTCCTGTCCGTTCATGCTGAAAACGTATCCTTTGCCAAGCACACAAGAACGGCTGAGAGTAACAGATTTTGAAGTCAATGAAAAATTTCAAAGCCACCAGTGGAATGCCGAGGTCAATACCAACGAGACACGAATTTATAATGAAGATCCTATTGTACTTGTTATTGATCTCgaactgaaataaaaatgatttgtgtttaagtttaaaatataatataattgacACTGTGTCTCCATTTCTCTGtcaatctctgtctttctcagtTTGTCCGTCTACTAAAAGATGACATTCATATAATTGGAATTATCTCTCTTGGGTATCATACActagagcagtggttttcaactggggtccatatgacccctgggggtccatatgacccttgggggtccatgtaagacTTTTGGGGGTCCACaccaacaaaatagtaaattgggaatccaTCGTTGTATCATAAGagtccatgaaaaaaaaatgatact includes:
- the LOC106882652 gene encoding acetylcholine receptor subunit beta, which codes for MASVQEALKLPPHRSLKLQWPQKYMALDETRVTLDEPDGWANGWVYFGDVTNIYDAKKRVEESCCGLTANLSDGRQNRAYEEITQTLGALFRDYDKNVAPQMHYLQPVMVSLKVTVDHVYSFDLAEQSLHSLLTLETSWSDRRLAWYPTKQRSFRLNNISVWEPSVYFVNGLSAVESAAEPAIRLEYSGNLNKYQKLSLKTFCPTEKDQYSFSCPFMLKTYPLPSTQERLRVTDFEVNEKFQSHQWNAEVNTNETRIYNEDPIVLVIDLELK